Proteins from a genomic interval of Paenibacillus sp. FSL R5-0623:
- the lspA gene encoding signal peptidase II: MLFYFVALLVTLVDQGTKIAVRMYMEVGDVMRVGNSGMQLQHYENSGMAGSMFQGNARLFGVIAVLFIAGMLYYRSKGEIRGFWMQAGAGFMVGGALGNAIDRFIYARVTDFLVFPSGRGILNLADVAINIGVVMIIIGMLIRAYQSYRAKRLRNALPKAERS; encoded by the coding sequence ATGCTGTTTTATTTTGTAGCACTGCTGGTAACTTTGGTTGATCAGGGAACCAAGATTGCAGTGAGGATGTATATGGAAGTTGGCGACGTCATGAGAGTGGGTAACTCGGGCATGCAGTTACAGCATTACGAGAACAGTGGAATGGCTGGCAGCATGTTTCAGGGAAATGCGCGTCTGTTCGGTGTGATTGCTGTTCTGTTCATAGCAGGCATGCTGTATTACCGGAGTAAAGGTGAGATTCGCGGTTTCTGGATGCAAGCTGGCGCGGGTTTTATGGTTGGCGGGGCGTTGGGAAATGCAATCGATCGATTTATCTATGCCCGGGTAACGGATTTCCTCGTATTTCCGTCAGGACGCGGGATTTTGAATCTCGCTGATGTTGCAATTAACATCGGTGTGGTCATGATTATCATTGGCATGTTGATTCGTGCATATCAGAGTTATCGGGCCAAGCGTTTACGTAATGCTTTGCCGAAAGCAGAACGTTCGTAA
- a CDS encoding heme-degrading domain-containing protein — MTEKLKEMQQEEKDLVFGKFDSETALNLGLHLIEEAKRRSQAVTIDITLKGHRLFLHAMEGTHPDNEDWIRRKNNVVNHFSSSSWHTALRLRSENQTLEQDFNLPSSDYVLAGGAFPLILENEGQVGTITVSGLPDEEDHDLVTTGIRSFLLQQN, encoded by the coding sequence ATGACAGAGAAATTAAAGGAAATGCAACAGGAAGAAAAGGACTTGGTATTTGGAAAATTTGACTCTGAAACGGCGCTTAACCTTGGCCTGCATCTGATCGAAGAAGCGAAGCGTCGTTCCCAAGCCGTGACCATCGACATTACCCTGAAAGGACATCGTCTCTTTTTGCATGCGATGGAAGGCACTCATCCCGACAACGAAGACTGGATTCGACGTAAAAACAACGTGGTGAATCATTTCTCCTCCAGTTCTTGGCATACGGCCCTACGGTTGAGAAGTGAAAACCAGACACTTGAGCAAGACTTCAATCTGCCTTCATCGGACTATGTTCTGGCTGGTGGCGCTTTCCCGCTGATCCTGGAAAATGAGGGACAGGTCGGCACCATTACGGTATCGGGTTTGCCTGATGAGGAAGACCATGATCTGGTCACGACAGGCATTCGCTCGTTTTTGTTGCAGCAAAACTAG
- a CDS encoding permease prefix domain 1-containing protein, whose translation METIMVYLEKMFAGLPKTPEVEHLKQELLSGMEDKYLELKREGKSENEAIGIVISEFGNIEELTAELGIQPVSAEEAAPVLTEEEAYAYTTAKRNAGFWIGLGVLLCASGVAFLIFMDTLFENYATSAANRSVETGAVLGLIGMFVLIAIAVGMFIHSGMKLERFSHMEKGFQLPYTLKMSIQHSRESFALTYRIAIITGVCLCILSPVFIFAASSINDNYASYGVSAFMVMAGVGAFLFVYYGNIQGAYTNLLEKHQLTVEKKQEVKVVRAVEAIVWPLATAIFLFTGFVYQRWDINWAIFPITGILSGSLSNVYHIMKSKNPS comes from the coding sequence ATGGAGACAATTATGGTGTATCTGGAGAAGATGTTTGCTGGTCTACCGAAGACACCCGAGGTGGAGCATCTGAAGCAGGAGCTCCTTTCGGGGATGGAAGATAAGTACCTGGAGTTGAAGCGGGAAGGCAAGTCGGAGAATGAAGCCATCGGTATTGTGATCTCGGAATTCGGTAATATCGAGGAGCTAACTGCAGAACTCGGTATTCAACCAGTTAGTGCGGAAGAGGCAGCACCTGTGCTGACGGAAGAAGAAGCTTACGCATATACCACTGCCAAAAGAAATGCCGGATTTTGGATCGGGCTGGGTGTTTTATTGTGCGCGTCGGGTGTGGCGTTTCTGATTTTCATGGATACTTTATTTGAGAACTATGCCACTTCAGCTGCAAACCGTTCGGTGGAAACGGGGGCTGTACTGGGCCTGATCGGCATGTTCGTGCTGATTGCCATTGCGGTAGGCATGTTCATTCACAGTGGCATGAAGCTTGAACGTTTCAGTCATATGGAGAAGGGCTTCCAGCTTCCTTATACACTTAAAATGAGCATTCAGCATAGTCGGGAGAGCTTCGCTCTGACTTATCGTATAGCCATCATTACGGGTGTCTGCCTATGCATTCTGTCTCCTGTGTTTATTTTCGCAGCCTCCTCTATCAATGATAACTACGCCTCTTATGGTGTATCTGCCTTTATGGTTATGGCTGGGGTAGGAGCATTCCTGTTTGTATATTACGGTAATATTCAGGGGGCTTACACGAACTTGCTGGAGAAGCACCAGTTGACGGTAGAGAAGAAGCAAGAAGTAAAGGTTGTGAGAGCCGTGGAAGCGATTGTATGGCCGCTGGCGACAGCCATCTTCTTGTTCACAGGCTTTGTATATCAACGGTGGGATATCAATTGGGCCATATTCCCGATTACAGGCATTCTCTCCGGCAGCTTGAGCAATGTGTACCATATTATGAAAAGCAAAAATCCGTCCTGA
- a CDS encoding PadR family transcriptional regulator produces the protein MISSDVIRGYNDTLILYMLLEGESYGYEISKNIRQLTEEKYVMKETTLYSAFTRLEKNGYIESFYLDENSLGKRRTYYRITPPGLDYYREKCEEWKVTQEVVNLFIREL, from the coding sequence GTGATCAGCAGTGACGTTATACGTGGCTACAATGATACGCTGATCCTCTACATGCTGCTCGAAGGGGAGTCGTACGGCTACGAGATTTCCAAGAACATCAGGCAGCTGACAGAGGAAAAGTACGTCATGAAGGAGACGACATTATACTCGGCCTTCACCCGATTGGAGAAGAACGGTTATATTGAATCGTTTTACCTGGATGAGAATAGTTTGGGAAAGCGTCGTACCTATTACCGGATTACGCCGCCCGGCCTCGACTATTACAGAGAAAAGTGTGAGGAATGGAAGGTTACGCAGGAGGTTGTTAATCTATTTATCAGGGAGTTGTGA
- a CDS encoding nucleoside hydrolase → MRRVIIDTDTAGDDTIAILTALHHFQVEGITITGGNVQFDQEVENALYTVQVAGHGGKVPVYKGCERPLMAYGKAQHRTVEDVHGDDGMGGAHFPKADQRPESGHAVDFIIEKVHAYPGEIELLAIAPLTNIAMAIQKDPTIIPEIAHLYIMGGTNNALGNITPAAEYNFYVDPEAAKIVLHAGIPITMVGWEMCTQYSVMDDDDHAEIAALGTSGADFFTAINKVVMQFNKSVHKLNGTTHPDTLLMAVAADESIMTKSGQYYVDVEAAGELTRGYSVVDINGRFGKEPNVCVCEAIDRPKFKSMLLDVLSAIQ, encoded by the coding sequence ATGAGAAGAGTCATCATCGATACAGATACAGCAGGAGACGATACGATTGCGATCCTGACGGCATTGCATCACTTTCAGGTGGAAGGCATCACCATTACGGGCGGTAACGTACAATTCGACCAGGAGGTTGAAAATGCCCTGTACACGGTACAGGTTGCTGGACATGGCGGCAAGGTGCCTGTATATAAAGGTTGCGAGCGTCCGCTAATGGCCTACGGAAAGGCTCAGCACCGCACAGTGGAAGATGTGCATGGCGATGACGGCATGGGCGGCGCGCATTTCCCAAAGGCGGATCAGCGTCCCGAGAGCGGGCATGCGGTTGATTTTATCATTGAGAAGGTGCATGCATATCCAGGTGAAATTGAACTTCTGGCGATTGCCCCGCTGACTAATATTGCGATGGCGATCCAGAAGGACCCTACGATTATTCCGGAGATTGCTCACCTGTACATCATGGGCGGAACGAATAATGCACTGGGCAATATCACACCGGCTGCGGAGTATAACTTCTACGTGGACCCGGAAGCAGCGAAAATTGTACTCCATGCAGGCATTCCGATTACGATGGTAGGCTGGGAGATGTGCACGCAATATTCAGTCATGGACGATGATGATCATGCAGAGATTGCGGCACTGGGTACATCCGGTGCTGATTTCTTTACCGCCATTAACAAAGTGGTTATGCAGTTCAACAAGTCGGTACATAAGCTGAATGGCACCACTCATCCCGATACGTTGCTGATGGCTGTTGCGGCAGATGAATCCATCATGACCAAGTCGGGTCAATATTATGTGGATGTGGAAGCGGCAGGAGAGCTAACACGTGGATACAGTGTAGTTGATATCAACGGACGTTTTGGCAAAGAGCCGAATGTATGTGTCTGTGAAGCCATTGATCGGCCCAAATTCAAATCCATGCTGCTGGACGTTCTCTCAGCGATCCAGTAA
- a CDS encoding DUF350 domain-containing protein has protein sequence MENLGLNLLNVAVGIGILLVVLVCGYFAFSRLTRYNDSEEIAKGNEAAGMYMGSKLLGLCIIVGMVSFSTHSWLDMLLWSALGIIVLCLVYIIFDFLTPKMRVCEEIARGNMAVAQLLRSIIIGVSIVIGTFLM, from the coding sequence ATGGAGAACTTGGGATTGAACTTGCTGAATGTTGCGGTGGGTATAGGCATTCTGCTGGTGGTATTGGTGTGTGGATATTTCGCTTTTAGCAGATTGACCCGGTATAACGATAGTGAGGAAATCGCCAAAGGTAACGAGGCGGCAGGCATGTATATGGGCAGCAAATTGCTAGGACTGTGTATTATCGTAGGCATGGTGTCTTTCTCGACGCATTCGTGGCTGGATATGCTGCTGTGGTCGGCGCTTGGAATTATTGTGTTGTGCCTGGTCTATATTATATTTGATTTCCTTACGCCTAAAATGCGAGTATGCGAAGAAATCGCACGAGGCAATATGGCAGTAGCACAGCTGCTGCGTTCGATTATCATCGGCGTTTCCATCGTCATTGGTACGTTTTTGATGTAA
- a CDS encoding glutathionylspermidine synthase family protein, with amino-acid sequence MRQVVQLPFSHEEVFQGETEQQIPYHRMYGKQYCVPALTVYSPSEVQELRTAAEAVDGIYCKVMRFIQQYMPDSFLEHQLGIHPGLIPTARMEMVTGGITRQDWIIGEAGPKCIENNTDTPTGIPEAAALENILVGLAEDAALTAPSAEMDTRIRECFRIWLEFYANQGLKGPVTFTSFGEHVEDRTNTEYLMKRCREAGYEVFYAPLEELEIVPGEALYHRGREINLLYRLYPLEYLIDDRDETTGVDIGAALLELVREGRLGLMNPVQHVLMQSKGFMAAIWSLYERNEQTPEYCGFTLFDEAEMDVISRFLLPTYFSAEPFELNVIPYVAKSYWGREGRGTLLLDGGTDNALGKQDIGHPLNEALESNFATGETDEDEEITAYYENQPKIYQQLVPMEQAVIETEDGAYSGYLLTGVFVIGGRLAGLLPRVGEKVTGDMAYYCAATVRERMNDEEEKEWRTWD; translated from the coding sequence ATGAGGCAAGTGGTTCAACTGCCGTTTAGTCACGAAGAGGTATTTCAGGGTGAAACGGAACAACAGATTCCATACCATCGAATGTATGGGAAGCAGTATTGTGTGCCTGCATTGACGGTCTATTCTCCCTCGGAGGTACAAGAGCTACGCACGGCAGCCGAGGCGGTAGACGGCATTTACTGTAAAGTGATGCGATTTATCCAGCAATATATGCCGGACTCCTTTTTGGAGCATCAGTTGGGTATCCATCCCGGGCTTATTCCGACGGCACGTATGGAGATGGTGACTGGAGGCATTACCCGTCAGGACTGGATTATTGGAGAAGCTGGGCCCAAGTGTATTGAAAATAATACGGACACTCCTACGGGTATACCGGAGGCTGCTGCGTTGGAAAATATCCTGGTGGGTCTTGCTGAGGATGCCGCGTTGACCGCACCATCTGCCGAGATGGATACACGTATTCGGGAGTGTTTCAGGATATGGCTCGAATTCTATGCAAACCAAGGATTGAAGGGTCCGGTGACATTCACTTCTTTTGGCGAACATGTCGAAGATCGAACAAATACGGAATACCTGATGAAACGTTGTCGGGAAGCGGGATACGAAGTCTTCTATGCTCCACTTGAGGAACTGGAGATTGTTCCGGGAGAGGCGCTTTACCATCGAGGGCGGGAGATTAACTTGCTGTATCGCCTTTATCCGCTGGAGTATCTGATCGATGATCGGGATGAGACGACAGGGGTGGACATTGGTGCTGCACTGCTTGAACTTGTACGTGAAGGGCGACTGGGCCTGATGAATCCCGTTCAGCATGTACTGATGCAGAGCAAAGGTTTCATGGCGGCAATCTGGTCACTTTACGAGCGTAACGAGCAAACCCCGGAATATTGCGGGTTTACCCTCTTTGATGAAGCAGAGATGGACGTGATTTCCCGATTTCTGCTGCCAACTTATTTTTCGGCTGAACCCTTCGAGCTGAACGTCATACCATATGTAGCCAAAAGCTATTGGGGGCGCGAAGGCAGAGGAACTCTTTTGCTGGATGGAGGAACGGACAATGCCCTTGGGAAGCAGGATATAGGACATCCTCTTAACGAGGCGCTGGAATCCAATTTTGCAACTGGGGAAACAGACGAGGATGAAGAGATTACAGCTTATTACGAAAACCAACCCAAAATCTATCAGCAGCTGGTTCCGATGGAACAGGCCGTGATCGAGACAGAAGATGGAGCGTACAGTGGTTATCTGCTTACAGGGGTGTTTGTTATCGGTGGGCGTTTGGCTGGGTTGCTGCCACGGGTCGGGGAGAAAGTAACCGGAGATATGGCCTATTATTGCGCGGCTACAGTTCGCGAACGGATGAATGATGAGGAGGAAAAGGAATGGAGAACTTGGGATTGA
- a CDS encoding ABC-F family ATP-binding cassette domain-containing protein — translation MMMISAQQLTQYHGAHLVLDGITFEIMEGDKVALIGRNGSGKTTLMRLMARLNKPDEGQLMIKKDTRMGYVAQVPEGLDDHTVLDVLSLGFKELMVCSTQMKEMEQQMSDPACAADPNQLERLLKRYAALQDQFEREGGYEMDARIDQVADGLDIAKAHYGWRFGSLSGGEQTRVVLASQLIVRPDLLLLDEPTNHLDLERVEWLEGFLREYPGTIVLISHDRYFLDRVVNRTLELEDGEAETSAGGYTEYMKVKEQRLLQQFEEFKEQQKVIKKMKETIRQLEEWGRIGGNEKFFRRAASMRKAIERMEQVKRPVLERRNAEFDVRPTDRTGKRVAVLEQVEKSYGEREILRGISGLLEYGDKIALIGRNGSGKTTLFKLLLGDEEPNAGKLEWGARVDVGYLAQQEEPTNPKLNVLEYFRLEAGVEEGEARGILARYLFYGADVFRSVGQLSGGEWTRLRLALLVQRKPNVLLLDEPTNHLDIASREALEESLVDFEGTVLAISHDRYFVNRLASRVWELEEGQMTAYLGDYEAYREKKLDMQARAAATTQATAGVGVSSRGNAKSELKSGLTSVPGGTARSGKKTETNSTMNDSTVAATDGSRDHEASTESGKALTPSAAAASKHRSGNGTKPSAEKLEQTLARLEAQIQVLDQQLEVVQNNPLELEQIWNDREQLSAKYNDVLAQWAEL, via the coding sequence ATGATGATGATTAGCGCGCAACAACTGACTCAATACCACGGGGCACATCTGGTGCTGGACGGCATTACGTTTGAAATTATGGAAGGTGACAAGGTCGCCCTGATCGGCCGCAACGGAAGCGGCAAAACCACACTTATGCGCCTGATGGCAAGACTGAACAAGCCGGATGAAGGGCAATTGATGATCAAGAAAGATACACGAATGGGATATGTGGCGCAGGTTCCAGAAGGATTGGATGACCATACCGTACTGGATGTACTGAGTCTTGGATTCAAGGAGCTCATGGTATGTTCCACGCAAATGAAGGAAATGGAGCAGCAGATGTCCGATCCGGCATGTGCAGCAGACCCTAATCAATTGGAGCGCCTGCTGAAACGCTACGCGGCACTGCAAGACCAGTTCGAGCGTGAGGGTGGATACGAAATGGATGCCCGGATCGATCAGGTGGCGGACGGTTTGGATATCGCCAAGGCACACTATGGTTGGCGCTTTGGTTCCCTGTCTGGTGGGGAGCAGACTCGGGTGGTTCTGGCTTCACAGCTAATCGTAAGACCCGATTTGTTATTGCTGGATGAGCCGACAAACCATCTCGATCTGGAGCGGGTCGAGTGGCTGGAAGGATTTTTACGTGAATACCCCGGCACCATTGTCCTGATCTCGCATGATCGCTATTTTCTGGATCGGGTCGTGAATAGAACACTGGAGCTGGAGGATGGAGAAGCAGAAACGTCTGCTGGCGGTTATACGGAATATATGAAAGTGAAGGAACAACGGCTGTTACAGCAATTCGAGGAGTTCAAGGAGCAGCAGAAGGTTATCAAGAAAATGAAGGAAACGATCCGCCAGCTGGAGGAGTGGGGCAGAATTGGTGGGAATGAAAAGTTCTTCAGACGGGCGGCTTCGATGCGTAAAGCAATCGAGCGGATGGAACAGGTGAAGCGTCCTGTACTGGAGCGCCGCAATGCCGAGTTCGATGTGCGTCCTACGGATCGAACGGGTAAGCGGGTAGCTGTATTGGAGCAGGTCGAGAAGAGCTATGGTGAGCGTGAAATCCTGCGCGGAATCTCGGGTCTGCTGGAATATGGAGATAAAATTGCACTCATTGGCCGCAATGGCTCAGGCAAGACGACCCTGTTCAAGCTGTTGCTTGGTGACGAGGAGCCCAATGCGGGCAAGTTGGAGTGGGGGGCACGTGTGGATGTCGGGTATCTGGCTCAACAGGAGGAACCCACGAATCCAAAGCTGAACGTACTTGAATACTTCCGTCTGGAAGCGGGTGTGGAGGAAGGCGAGGCTCGCGGGATTCTGGCCCGATATCTGTTCTATGGCGCGGATGTATTCCGCTCTGTCGGGCAATTATCTGGCGGGGAATGGACGCGCCTGCGTTTGGCTCTGCTGGTGCAACGCAAACCCAATGTACTGCTGCTCGATGAGCCAACCAACCATCTGGATATCGCATCGAGAGAAGCGTTGGAAGAGTCGTTGGTTGATTTTGAAGGAACCGTACTTGCCATCTCGCATGATCGGTACTTCGTCAATCGCCTCGCTTCCCGTGTCTGGGAGCTGGAGGAAGGACAGATGACCGCTTATCTGGGAGACTATGAGGCGTATCGTGAGAAGAAGCTTGATATGCAAGCTCGTGCGGCGGCGACAACTCAGGCTACAGCAGGCGTGGGCGTTTCCTCTCGTGGGAACGCCAAGTCAGAGTTGAAGTCAGGTTTAACGTCTGTGCCCGGCGGGACTGCCAGATCAGGGAAGAAAACAGAAACAAACTCGACAATGAACGATTCCACTGTTGCAGCTACCGATGGAAGTCGAGATCATGAAGCTTCTACGGAATCAGGCAAGGCGTTGACTCCTTCCGCAGCAGCTGCATCGAAACACAGAAGTGGCAATGGCACCAAACCGTCTGCGGAGAAGCTGGAACAAACGTTAGCTCGTCTTGAGGCACAGATTCAGGTGCTGGATCAACAATTGGAAGTTGTGCAGAACAATCCGCTTGAACTGGAGCAAATCTGGAATGATCGCGAGCAATTGTCCGCTAAATATAATGATGTATTGGCCCAGTGGGCTGAGTTATAA
- a CDS encoding glycosyltransferase, protein MRKVGLVMRKIQFTEAQGPRVFADRLKQIGLELGVDIVFISPERHVSGYDWLPGYEHEKGDLVNYDIVLDQIHSQNIEHVIYTVSGFTFLKMFLPKSVLFPHSFPDPALTGYEMMKPFYTMVDKAIVQTEFLKTELGRNFGVHDVNVIPIGFSEELANRHYDPSQVVHNRVLWIGRDEANRRPDLVLEYARQNPDKEVYMVFGGVRYKETMKKYDIPANVKLKFALTQDEIFTLMNSSKVYWNCSAFDTFAMPLTEAMAMGKMVVKPEHACYGHIRSTHAFAGNEDNWFELVNMAAAAPRSVSEDNREYAFGAFSRTKMKEGYSHFFSDWLK, encoded by the coding sequence TTGCGTAAAGTCGGACTTGTTATGCGTAAAATTCAATTCACGGAAGCTCAGGGGCCACGCGTATTTGCGGATCGGCTGAAGCAGATTGGTCTGGAGTTGGGCGTGGATATCGTGTTCATCTCGCCGGAGCGTCATGTCAGCGGATACGACTGGTTGCCGGGTTATGAGCATGAGAAAGGTGACCTGGTGAACTACGATATCGTGCTGGACCAGATTCATAGCCAAAATATAGAGCATGTCATCTACACCGTATCCGGGTTTACGTTTTTGAAGATGTTTTTACCAAAGAGTGTATTGTTTCCGCACAGTTTCCCCGATCCCGCGCTAACGGGATATGAGATGATGAAGCCATTTTATACGATGGTGGATAAAGCAATTGTACAGACCGAGTTTTTGAAAACAGAGCTGGGCCGCAATTTCGGCGTACATGACGTGAACGTCATCCCGATTGGCTTCAGCGAAGAGCTGGCGAACCGGCACTATGACCCGAGTCAGGTTGTGCATAATCGGGTGCTCTGGATCGGTCGGGATGAAGCGAACCGTCGCCCGGACCTGGTCCTGGAATATGCGAGGCAGAACCCGGATAAGGAAGTGTACATGGTGTTCGGCGGTGTACGCTATAAGGAAACCATGAAGAAGTACGACATTCCTGCCAACGTGAAGCTGAAGTTTGCGCTCACACAGGATGAGATATTTACGTTGATGAACTCATCCAAGGTGTATTGGAACTGTTCGGCCTTTGATACGTTTGCGATGCCGCTGACGGAAGCGATGGCGATGGGCAAAATGGTCGTGAAACCGGAGCATGCTTGCTACGGTCACATTCGATCCACACATGCCTTTGCAGGCAACGAGGATAACTGGTTTGAACTGGTGAACATGGCTGCGGCCGCGCCGCGCAGTGTGTCAGAAGACAACCGGGAGTATGCGTTTGGTGCTTTTTCGCGCACGAAGATGAAAGAAGGGTACAGTCACTTTTTCTCAGATTGGTTGAAGTAA
- a CDS encoding aminoglycoside phosphotransferase family protein, with translation MVGSVNEEMDAYSWVTPEGMLNDHYITSREPLYKGMNGRYVERFTVSTGVSYIFKPLTNPAQHGRERWMYERVMSGLPPIYPQLIAASDPTITPAQSWMIYEDLGQLVHDSQEATVLGATAHMATWHALSVTDWNGLPRVGQKPSIRTMLDELQMHRQSTDELLSRLDMQLSEPDWDKISRLIVTAEEQLPTVLCHGDLHPGNMAEVDGRLVILDWEHAHLNTPLWDVVHLVDLSHPLFPRTVTPALRERVMDVYLDKLGSLGVQIERISFAEWYDAYAIVFSLWMLHLIDGDLRSDECVWPKEQLRNQWHETAATLEQCMKHMGEE, from the coding sequence ATGGTGGGTAGCGTGAACGAAGAGATGGATGCATACAGCTGGGTGACGCCTGAAGGAATGCTGAATGATCACTATATAACAAGCCGCGAACCGTTGTATAAAGGAATGAACGGACGATATGTGGAGCGATTCACTGTTTCTACTGGTGTGAGTTATATTTTTAAACCGCTGACGAATCCTGCACAGCATGGACGGGAACGATGGATGTACGAGCGTGTGATGTCTGGCTTACCGCCAATCTATCCGCAGCTCATTGCAGCGTCGGACCCTACCATTACACCGGCACAGAGTTGGATGATCTACGAGGATCTGGGGCAACTGGTGCATGATTCACAAGAAGCGACGGTGCTCGGCGCAACCGCACATATGGCAACATGGCATGCATTGTCTGTCACGGATTGGAACGGACTGCCTCGCGTGGGCCAGAAACCGTCCATTCGCACGATGTTGGATGAGTTACAAATGCACAGACAGTCTACGGATGAACTGTTATCCAGGCTGGATATGCAGCTGTCCGAACCCGATTGGGACAAGATCTCCAGGTTGATCGTCACAGCTGAGGAGCAACTTCCAACCGTTTTGTGTCACGGAGACCTGCATCCAGGTAACATGGCTGAGGTGGACGGCAGACTGGTCATCTTGGATTGGGAGCATGCCCATCTGAATACGCCGCTGTGGGATGTAGTTCATCTGGTGGATCTCTCGCATCCGCTATTTCCCAGAACGGTTACGCCGGCCCTGCGAGAGCGGGTTATGGATGTTTATTTGGACAAGCTGGGGAGCCTGGGCGTACAGATTGAACGGATTTCTTTTGCAGAATGGTACGACGCATATGCTATTGTATTCTCGCTCTGGATGCTGCATTTGATTGATGGCGATCTGAGGAGTGATGAATGTGTGTGGCCGAAGGAACAGTTGCGTAACCAGTGGCATGAGACGGCAGCGACGCTGGAACAGTGCATGAAGCACATGGGTGAGGAATAG
- a CDS encoding TetR/AcrR family transcriptional regulator, with protein MKNKSHVDSKKKDILQAAMRLFATKGVDGISVKEIGDAAGVTDAAIYKHFKNKDAVALEAFTQYCADYTALIDGYVRREGPVLDRFKQLVTEVLHLHDEDPYGLLLISQNHEIFIEAGSSEDYRQPLDALMDLIDQGMMRGELPQQDSRLTAVLVIGAITRMAVSSMQGELPELLVPYTGETVHRLASMLGQVPQE; from the coding sequence ATGAAGAACAAATCTCATGTGGATAGTAAAAAGAAAGATATCCTACAAGCGGCGATGCGCTTGTTCGCAACCAAAGGCGTTGACGGCATATCCGTCAAAGAGATCGGTGACGCCGCCGGAGTAACCGATGCGGCGATCTACAAACATTTTAAAAACAAGGATGCCGTTGCTCTGGAAGCCTTCACCCAATACTGCGCGGACTATACTGCACTGATTGACGGGTATGTTCGCCGGGAAGGTCCCGTGTTGGATCGCTTCAAGCAACTGGTTACCGAGGTTCTCCATCTGCATGATGAAGATCCCTACGGACTGCTGCTGATTTCACAGAATCATGAAATATTCATTGAAGCTGGAAGCAGCGAGGATTACCGTCAGCCATTGGATGCGTTAATGGATCTGATCGATCAGGGAATGATGCGTGGCGAACTGCCTCAGCAGGATTCACGGCTCACAGCCGTTCTGGTCATCGGTGCAATTACACGCATGGCGGTCTCCAGTATGCAAGGTGAGCTACCGGAGCTGTTGGTACCTTATACGGGGGAAACGGTTCACCGACTTGCATCGATGTTGGGGCAGGTACCCCAGGAGTAA
- a CDS encoding NAD(P)H-dependent oxidoreductase: protein MKKILIIQGNPVSPSYNGALTEAYRKGAVQAGAAVRMITLNELEFNMNLEGGYRNKLPLEPDLLEAQEAIKWAEHLVWVFPIWWGGPPALLKGFVDRIFMPGYAFKYQKGKPFPDQLLKGRTARMITTMDGPSWYFKWFQGEPAHKMMKISTFGLTGIKPVRITTVDQVGKKSEEQRKNWLDKIEQLGRKMG from the coding sequence ATGAAAAAAATATTAATTATTCAAGGCAATCCCGTCTCCCCCAGTTACAACGGCGCACTCACCGAAGCTTATCGTAAAGGCGCTGTGCAGGCAGGTGCCGCGGTTCGCATGATCACCCTGAACGAACTGGAATTCAACATGAATTTAGAGGGAGGCTATCGTAATAAACTGCCGCTTGAACCGGACTTGTTAGAAGCACAAGAGGCGATTAAATGGGCAGAGCATCTCGTATGGGTATTCCCGATTTGGTGGGGCGGACCGCCTGCGCTGCTGAAAGGATTCGTTGACCGAATCTTCATGCCAGGTTACGCATTCAAGTACCAAAAAGGCAAACCTTTCCCGGATCAGTTGCTCAAAGGCCGCACCGCTCGCATGATCACCACGATGGATGGTCCTAGCTGGTACTTCAAATGGTTCCAAGGTGAGCCCGCACACAAAATGATGAAAATATCCACATTTGGACTCACTGGCATCAAACCTGTGCGGATAACAACCGTAGATCAAGTGGGGAAGAAGTCCGAGGAACAGAGGAAGAATTGGCTGGATAAGATTGAGCAGCTTGGGCGGAAGATGGGGTAA